From a single Canis aureus isolate CA01 chromosome 5, VMU_Caureus_v.1.0, whole genome shotgun sequence genomic region:
- the LOC144313997 gene encoding mitochondrial ornithine transporter 1-like, with product MKSNPAVQAAIDLTAGAVGGTACVLTGQPFDTVKVKMQTFPGLYKGLVDCCLKTYSQVGFRGFYKGTGPALMAYVAENSVLFMCYGFCQQLVRKVVGLDEQEKLTDLQAAAAGSFASAFAALALCPTELVKCRLQTMYEMEMSGKIAKSQNTIWSVVKSILRKEGPLGFYHGLSSTLLQEVPGYFFFFCGYELSRSFFASGRSKDELGPVPLMLSGGIAGICLWLVIYPVDCIKSRIQVLSISGKKAGFLGTLLSVVKNEGTAALYSGLTATMIRAFPANGSLFLAYEYSRRMMMNQFEAY from the coding sequence ATGAAGTCCAACCCTGCCGTCCAAGCCGCCATCGACCTCACCGCGGGTGCCGTTGGGGGCACGGCGTGTGTCCTGACCGGGCAGCCTTTCGACACAGTGAAAGTGAAGATGCAGACGTTCCCCGGCCTGTACAAGGGCCTCGTGGACTGCTGCCTGAAAACGTACTCCCAAGTGGGCTTTCGGGGCTTCTACAAGGGAACCGGCCCCGCGCTGATGGCCTACGTCGCCGAGAACTCTGTCCTCTTCATGTGCTATGGCTTCTGCCAACAGCTCGTGAGGAAGGTGGTGGGATTGGACGAGCAGGAGAAGCTGACCGATCTGCAGGCGGCAGCTGCGGGTTCCTTCGCCTCCGCGTTTGCCGCGCTGGCCCTGTGTCCCACTGAGCTTGTGAAGTGCCGGCTACAGACTATGTACGAAATGGAGATGTCAGGGAAAATAGCAAAAAGCCAAAATACAATCTGGTCCGTCGTGAAAAGTATCCTTAGAAAGGAAGGCCCCTTGGGCTTCTACCACGGACTTTCGAGCACTCTACTTCAGGAAGTACCAggctatttcttcttcttctgtggCTATGAACTGAGTCGGTCATTTTTTGCCTCCGGGAGATCAAAAGATGAACTAGGCCCTGTCCCTTTGATGTTAAGTGGTGGAATTGCTGGAATTTGTCTTTGGCTTGTCATATACCCAGTGGATTGTATCAAATCCAGAATTCAGGTTCTTTCCATATCTGGAAAAAAGGCTGGGTTTCTGGGAACGCTTCTAAGTGTGGTGAAAAATGAAGGAACAGCAGCTTTATATTCTGGGCTGACAGCTACTATGATTCGAGCGTTCCCTGCCAATGGGTCACTATTTTTGGCTTATGAATATAGTAGGAGAATGATGATGAACCAGTTTGAAGCATACTGA